Proteins found in one Oscillatoria nigro-viridis PCC 7112 genomic segment:
- a CDS encoding helix-turn-helix domain-containing protein has translation MREVLHKWSNLGMEGLWELPGRGAKQTWKEEDIEFLKECLKNESRTYNSLQLVQKLEKERSVKLSADRLRRILKKKVYLEPTFRTLNWHTRSWGAPSESLVRDNNQKYPRPVGSQSHRPVGAS, from the coding sequence GTGAGAGAGGTTTTACATAAATGGTCGAATCTAGGCATGGAAGGGCTTTGGGAGTTGCCTGGTCGAGGGGCAAAGCAAACGTGGAAAGAGGAAGATATAGAGTTTTTAAAAGAATGCCTCAAAAACGAATCACGTACATATAACAGTCTTCAATTAGTCCAGAAATTAGAAAAAGAACGTTCTGTTAAACTAAGTGCAGATCGATTAAGACGGATACTAAAAAAAAAGGTTTATTTGGAACCCACATTCCGCACCCTCAACTGGCACACACGCAGTTGGGGTGCTCCGTCCGAGTCTCTCGTCCGAGATAATAATCAAAAATACCCGCGACCTGTTGGGTCACAATCGCATCGACCTGTTGGGGCAAGTTGA
- a CDS encoding ATP-binding protein encodes MKYFTILSNLRVPPTPIFALEYYSADRQKILSSFHQYASECCLPVYYWNPGYATLQQVRCLDKNLPILGCHSDMTSVSDISQMYNSECVLCKTELSVESDVLQFLLENDCPGIFLLEDILESDSTEQPLVRRYSQLANAFFELKGRWANQYWVLLGEYIQLPSKLSPLIPLLKCPLPDRFEVEVLVDNFCDRNCSLDFGSDAVAAKKRLAVSSLGLPTAEIELVLDRSLSVTASVVQIAQLVLEHKISQLRDQGLEFIASPDVPHAGGLDLLDAYLSEVVKLSEADAKKYHLRPPKGMLLWGPPGTGKSLSAKLAAKKLGYALLAASWGNILGSSNPDRALNKMLDTADNLGGCVLFFDDFDKGFSGWESNADGGVARRLSQKLLTWMQEHESPVLMLATVNRLEMLPAELIRRFDDGGIWFVDLPHSGARYEIFNLHLARAY; translated from the coding sequence ATGAAATATTTCACGATTTTGTCTAATTTAAGAGTCCCTCCAACTCCAATATTTGCCCTAGAATATTACAGTGCAGATCGCCAAAAAATCTTGTCATCATTTCATCAGTACGCCAGTGAGTGTTGTTTACCTGTTTATTATTGGAATCCTGGCTATGCAACTCTTCAACAGGTGCGGTGTTTGGATAAAAATCTCCCAATTTTAGGTTGTCATTCAGATATGACAAGCGTTTCAGATATTTCCCAGATGTATAATAGTGAATGCGTCTTATGTAAAACTGAGCTATCTGTCGAGAGTGATGTCCTGCAATTTCTGCTGGAAAATGACTGCCCCGGTATCTTTTTGTTAGAGGACATTTTGGAGTCAGACAGTACCGAACAGCCTCTTGTCCGCCGTTATTCTCAATTGGCTAACGCATTCTTTGAGCTGAAAGGGCGTTGGGCCAACCAATATTGGGTACTGCTGGGTGAGTACATCCAACTGCCATCAAAGCTAAGTCCATTAATTCCTCTACTCAAATGTCCGTTACCCGATCGTTTTGAAGTCGAAGTTCTTGTAGATAATTTTTGCGATCGCAATTGTTCCCTTGATTTTGGTTCAGATGCGGTAGCTGCTAAAAAACGGCTGGCTGTTTCTAGTCTAGGGCTGCCAACTGCTGAAATTGAATTGGTGTTAGATCGATCGCTCTCTGTGACCGCTTCAGTTGTCCAAATCGCACAGTTGGTATTGGAGCATAAAATATCGCAACTTCGAGACCAGGGGTTGGAGTTCATTGCTTCTCCAGACGTGCCTCATGCTGGCGGTTTAGATTTATTAGACGCTTATTTGAGCGAAGTCGTAAAGCTGTCAGAAGCTGATGCCAAGAAATATCACCTCAGACCTCCCAAAGGAATGCTGCTGTGGGGGCCGCCGGGGACGGGCAAAAGTTTGAGTGCGAAGCTAGCTGCTAAGAAGCTAGGTTATGCGCTTTTAGCAGCAAGTTGGGGCAATATTCTAGGTTCCTCTAATCCCGATCGCGCTCTCAACAAAATGCTGGATACAGCCGATAATTTGGGCGGCTGCGTGCTGTTCTTTGACGATTTTGACAAGGGTTTTTCTGGCTGGGAATCAAATGCTGATGGCGGTGTAGCTAGACGGCTGTCGCAGAAATTGCTCACCTGGATGCAGGAACATGAGAGCCCCGTGTTAATGTTAGCTACTGTTAACCGCTTAGAAATGCTGCCGGCTGAACTTATCCGCAGATTTGACGACGGCGGAATCTGGTTTGTGGATTTGCCACACAGCGGCGCTCGCTATGAGATTTTCAATTTGCACTTAGCTAGGGCTTACTGA
- a CDS encoding ISKra4-like element ISOni2 family transposase (programmed frameshift), translated as MTPSDQEQLKVYLKAAAEILYRNTAPSELESFDSIEKSLRQKMLEEVGPELGNFFFPAVSGIQTGKPRKIKSIVGSLEITDNQAKYFGLKAYSQFSPMMEKCCLLISANESYQMAEKDLEIFTGIKVSHSTLQRLVKRQEFELPTSKQGVQEITLDGGKVRLRNDTKGEGCYWKDYKAICLDNVYSGASFQNNQNLIDWTNSQKLRHPMYCLGDGHAGIWKIFQEIGDTEQRQEILDWYHLKENLYKVGGSLKRLKLAENMLWQGKIDEVINLFKEMKKQAFKTFCNYLETHRCRIVNYQYYKEESISSIGSGTVESIIKRIGFRVKISGAQWKIESVPSILSLRCAYLNGQLSI; from the exons ATGACACCCTCAGACCAAGAACAGCTAAAAGTCTACTTAAAAGCGGCAGCAGAAATTCTTTACAGAAATACAGCTCCAAGCGAGTTAGAAAGCTTTGATAGCATAGAAAAGTCTCTCCGTCAGAAAATGCTAGAAGAAGTGGGACCAGAACTAGGTAACTTTTTTTTTC CAGCAGTATCAGGAATTCAAACAGGAAAACCCAGAAAAATAAAATCAATAGTCGGTTCGCTCGAAATTACCGACAATCAAGCGAAATATTTTGGATTGAAAGCGTATAGTCAATTCAGTCCAATGATGGAAAAATGCTGTCTTTTAATTAGTGCCAACGAATCTTATCAAATGGCAGAAAAAGATTTAGAGATTTTCACCGGAATCAAAGTCTCTCATAGTACATTACAAAGATTAGTCAAACGACAAGAATTTGAATTACCTACATCTAAACAAGGAGTTCAAGAAATTACATTAGATGGCGGGAAAGTCAGGCTACGCAACGACACCAAAGGCGAGGGTTGTTACTGGAAAGACTATAAAGCCATTTGTTTAGATAATGTTTATTCGGGAGCATCTTTTCAAAATAATCAAAATTTAATTGATTGGACTAATAGCCAAAAATTGCGACATCCTATGTATTGCCTAGGAGACGGTCATGCGGGAATTTGGAAAATATTTCAAGAAATAGGAGATACTGAACAAAGACAAGAAATCTTAGATTGGTATCATCTGAAAGAAAATCTTTACAAGGTAGGAGGTTCGCTAAAACGTTTGAAATTAGCAGAAAATATGTTGTGGCAAGGTAAAATAGATGAAGTTATCAATCTATTTAAAGAGATGAAAAAACAAGCATTTAAAACATTTTGTAATTATTTAGAGACTCATCGCTGCCGAATAGTCAACTACCAATACTATAAAGAAGAATCCATAAGTTCGATAGGTTCTGGAACAGTTGAATCAATCATTAAACGAATTGGGTTTAGGGTAAAAATATCAGGAGCGCAATGGAAGATTGAGAGCGTTCCCTCTATCCTTTCTCTTCGCTGTGCTTATCTCAACGGTCAACTTTCAATTTGA
- a CDS encoding helix-turn-helix domain-containing protein: MKAYSIEFRKKIVKAYEQGDTSVRKVAQRFDVSKAFVQKILKQKQTTGHVQPKKQGGSLKSVLNSRRTELTQMVEKYPDSTLSEYCEYWLMNYKEAVSPSMMCRELQKENLTRKKRPYAVVSLPLKEYKF; this comes from the coding sequence ATGAAAGCTTATTCGATCGAGTTTCGTAAAAAAATAGTTAAAGCCTATGAACAAGGTGATACATCAGTCAGGAAAGTAGCCCAACGTTTTGATGTGAGTAAAGCGTTTGTTCAAAAAATCTTAAAACAAAAACAAACGACTGGTCACGTTCAACCCAAAAAACAGGGTGGAAGCCTTAAAAGTGTGTTAAACTCGCGCCGGACTGAATTGACCCAGATGGTAGAAAAATATCCGGATAGCACGTTGTCAGAATATTGTGAATATTGGCTTATGAACTACAAGGAAGCTGTCAGTCCTAGCATGATGTGTCGTGAATTACAAAAAGAAAATTTAACGCGAAAAAAAAGACCATACGCAGTAGTCAGTCTGCCACTGAAAGAGTACAAATTCTGA
- a CDS encoding transposase: MKNIDPDNLVFLDEMGVLLGLTRTHARSICGSRVYDLKPFYRGAKVTVVGAISLKKVVGLMTLNGSMDGRAFEVFIEHFLVPNLWEGAVVVMDNLPAHKLGTIGSLIQAAGASLLNLSPYSPDFNPIELWWSQLKSFLRQFSPTTTKMVDILLATAVDLVNPKHFKNWFTSCCYCTS, encoded by the coding sequence GTGAAAAATATTGACCCTGACAACCTCGTTTTTTTGGATGAAATGGGCGTTTTATTGGGGTTAACACGAACCCATGCACGTTCAATATGTGGTAGTAGAGTCTACGATTTAAAACCATTCTATCGCGGAGCCAAAGTCACAGTTGTCGGAGCAATTAGCTTAAAAAAAGTAGTAGGATTGATGACCCTCAATGGCTCAATGGATGGCAGAGCTTTTGAAGTCTTTATTGAACATTTTTTAGTGCCAAACTTATGGGAGGGTGCAGTAGTTGTTATGGATAATCTACCCGCTCACAAGTTGGGGACTATTGGATCATTGATACAAGCCGCTGGTGCTAGTTTACTGAACTTATCCCCCTATTCTCCCGACTTCAATCCTATAGAATTATGGTGGTCGCAACTCAAATCTTTTTTACGTCAGTTTTCACCAACAACTACCAAGATGGTTGACATTTTACTGGCTACGGCCGTTGATTTGGTCAATCCTAAGCACTTTAAAAACTGGTTTACAAGCTGCTGCTACTGTACTTCATAA